Proteins co-encoded in one Thermomicrobiales bacterium genomic window:
- a CDS encoding MBL fold metallo-hydrolase: protein MSLRLTVLGGAAAWPNPGQGCSSYLIESDAAAVLLDCGPNTLSTLREHIDYHSVTAVVLSHWHSDHVLDLIPYRYGLIYGPGSLDAPIPLWVPRDVEQRLHELAAALSDPEDDPTAFWASTFAIREFGDASLIRLGDLTISMHWSQHYVPCYAMRVELESSGHVIAYSADAGAIEPLIEMMRHADLAIIEATLDDHGDTQPSERGHLTPEDAGRLARLAGVKSLFLTHLWSERDPASVITRAQSEYDGPVTVAERGLSIDVN, encoded by the coding sequence GTGAGCCTGCGCTTGACGGTCCTCGGTGGTGCGGCAGCATGGCCAAACCCTGGGCAAGGATGCTCTTCTTATCTCATCGAGTCAGACGCAGCCGCCGTCCTTCTCGACTGCGGGCCAAACACGCTGTCGACGCTCCGCGAACACATCGACTACCACTCCGTCACCGCCGTCGTTCTCTCCCATTGGCATTCGGATCACGTTCTTGATCTGATCCCCTACCGCTATGGGTTGATCTACGGTCCAGGAAGTCTCGATGCGCCGATACCGCTCTGGGTGCCTCGCGACGTCGAACAGCGCTTGCACGAGCTCGCCGCCGCGCTCTCAGACCCTGAAGACGATCCGACAGCGTTTTGGGCTTCGACGTTTGCGATTCGCGAATTTGGCGACGCATCGCTGATACGCCTCGGCGACCTCACGATATCGATGCACTGGTCGCAACACTACGTACCCTGCTACGCCATGCGGGTCGAACTCGAGTCATCAGGGCACGTCATTGCCTACTCCGCTGATGCCGGGGCGATCGAGCCGTTGATTGAGATGATGCGCCACGCAGATCTCGCGATCATCGAAGCGACGCTCGACGACCACGGCGACACGCAACCGTCAGAACGAGGCCACTTGACGCCAGAGGACGCCGGCAGGCTCGCGCGCCTGGCCGGTGTGAAGTCTTTGTTCCTCACGCATCTCTGGTCCGAGCGCGACCCAGCCTCGGTGATCACACGCGCACAGAGCGAGTACGACGGACCGGTCACAGTTGCAGAGCGAGGGCTGAGTATTGATGTCAACTAG
- a CDS encoding P1 family peptidase has translation MSTSWYRVGHTTYDDDRTGCTVILFDGLVPAWADVRGGAPGTRETDLLGPGRAVGQVNAILLTGGSAFGLAAADGVMRYLEEQGSGFPTGAGPVPIVAGAVIFDLPVGTPRRPTSDDGYAACQSAVAAASSAGRVGVGAGATVAKLGGLTPHAGGLGVGVAHVDTTDVVALVALNAAGDIVDPATGALLSRDAETPATARPSREALLRGAGRATEGENTTIGAVLIGEPVSQLTLVRAGIAAHDALARCVVPAHTLVDGDTFFTAAPSRGETEPSRVLKLCGAVEVAVERAITGLFQPTRDTVR, from the coding sequence ATGTCAACTAGCTGGTATCGGGTTGGCCATACGACCTATGACGACGACCGCACCGGCTGCACGGTCATTCTGTTTGATGGGCTCGTGCCGGCATGGGCGGATGTTCGCGGCGGCGCGCCCGGAACGCGCGAAACCGATCTCCTCGGACCGGGCCGAGCAGTTGGGCAGGTAAACGCCATCCTGCTGACCGGCGGCAGCGCGTTCGGTTTGGCAGCTGCCGATGGCGTCATGCGCTACCTCGAGGAACAGGGCAGCGGATTCCCGACCGGTGCCGGTCCGGTACCGATCGTCGCCGGAGCAGTGATCTTCGATCTGCCGGTCGGAACGCCCAGACGTCCGACCTCCGACGACGGCTATGCCGCCTGTCAGAGCGCAGTCGCCGCGGCCTCATCCGCTGGTCGCGTAGGTGTCGGAGCTGGCGCGACTGTTGCGAAGCTGGGCGGCCTAACGCCACATGCAGGTGGACTCGGTGTCGGTGTCGCGCACGTCGATACTACAGATGTCGTCGCGCTCGTCGCACTGAACGCCGCCGGTGACATCGTCGATCCGGCAACCGGCGCGCTGCTGAGCCGCGACGCGGAAACACCCGCGACCGCCCGTCCATCGCGCGAAGCGTTGCTGCGCGGAGCAGGGCGCGCGACAGAAGGCGAAAACACGACGATCGGCGCGGTGCTGATCGGCGAGCCGGTCAGCCAGCTGACGCTGGTACGCGCCGGAATAGCGGCCCACGATGCGCTAGCTCGGTGCGTTGTCCCAGCGCACACGCTCGTTGATGGCGACACGTTCTTTACGGCCGCACCATCCCGCGGAGAGACCGAGCCGAGCCGCGTGCTGAAACTGTGCGGCGCTGTTGAGGTCGCTGTCGAGCGAGCGATCACAGGACTGTTTCAACCGACCAGGGATACTGTTCGATAG